Part of the Geobacter pickeringii genome, AGGAGTACCCCGCCTCCGAAGAGGCAAAGCGGGTCAAGGAAAAACTCAAGGAACTGAAATAAGAAAAGGCGGGGAGATGCTCCCCGCCTTTTTGCTATCGCCGCGCGTGCCGATGGGGCTCTAGGCGCTCTTCTGCTCCGTCTTCGCTCCTCCTGAGGCCGGCGCCGCTGCAGCCTCACCGGCGGCAGCGTGCTCCCGGGCCGAATGTTCCTCGTATGCCTTCACCTCGGCAGCCAGGTCCCGCGCCGGGGGGGCGGCCTCCCCTTTCGCCTCTTTTTCCGCCCGCTCCTTCTCGTCCAGGTTCCGCACCTCTTCGGAGAGGTTGCGCTGGAAATCGTCGGAGGCGCGCTTGAACTCCGCAAGCCCCTTGCCGAGGGAACGGGC contains:
- a CDS encoding TatA/E family twin arginine-targeting protein translocase, whose product is MFGIGMPELIVILVIALIVLGPQKLPDIARSLGKGLAEFKRASDDFQRNLSEEVRNLDEKERAEKEAKGEAAPPARDLAAEVKAYEEHSAREHAAAGEAAAAPASGGAKTEQKSA